CTGCGGTTTTGGAGACCGCTGCTCTGCCAATTGAGCTACTGGCCTGTGGGAATCGCCGCCCGGCGGGCGCACCCGATGGGCGACGGGATTCGCGTTACTCGATGATCTTCGAGACGACGCCGGCACCCACGGTGCGGCCGCCCTCGCGAATCGCGAAGCGCAGACCGTCCTCCATGGCGATGGGCGCAA
This region of Thiohalospira halophila DSM 15071 genomic DNA includes:
- a CDS encoding EF-Tu C-terminal domain-related protein; translated protein: APIAMEDGLRFAIREGGRTVGAGVVSKIIE